The following proteins are encoded in a genomic region of Proteiniborus sp. DW1:
- a CDS encoding NYN domain-containing protein, which yields MRGSAKEYLFVDGYNIINNWSNLRELSKQSLEISRNELIDILAEYQSYTGIKVIIVFDAHLVKGSMEKKETLKGIEIVYTKEKESADHYIERTLDAIGRAKKVRVATSDWIEQQVVIGRGGTRISARELKLEVEHYKEMIRKKNKVTNETNDLLIGRLDKETLEKLEKLRKNK from the coding sequence ATGAGAGGTAGCGCAAAGGAATATTTGTTTGTTGACGGGTATAATATCATAAACAACTGGAGCAATCTAAGAGAGTTGTCAAAGCAGAGCTTAGAGATTTCAAGAAATGAATTGATTGATATACTGGCGGAGTATCAGTCATATACAGGTATAAAGGTAATAATAGTTTTTGATGCACATCTTGTAAAAGGAAGCATGGAAAAGAAAGAAACTCTTAAAGGTATTGAGATAGTATATACAAAGGAAAAGGAAAGTGCAGACCACTACATAGAAAGAACTTTAGATGCAATTGGAAGGGCAAAAAAAGTACGAGTGGCTACATCTGACTGGATCGAACAACAAGTGGTAATAGGTAGAGGAGGAACTCGAATTTCAGCTAGAGAACTGAAGCTTGAAGTGGAACATTACAAAGAGATGATTAGAAAAAAGAATAAAGTAACTAATGAGACAAATGATCTTTTAATTGGAAGATTAGATAAAGAGACTTTAGAAAAACTTGAAAAACTCAGAAAGAATAAGTAA
- the cysS gene encoding cysteine--tRNA ligase, with protein sequence MKLYNTLTRKKEEFKPIKQDKVTIYVCGPTVYNYIHVGNARPLVVFDVLRRYLEYKNYTVDYLVNFTDIDDKLINKANEEGTTVKEIAEKFIDEYLKDAKGLLLKEESTNHPKATEHIKDIIDFITELVEKDFAYSANGDVYFDITKLDDYGKLSKKNIEDLVSGARVEVNEIKRNPMDFTLWKGAKPGEPAWDSPWGKGRPGWHIECSVMARRYLGDTIDIHAGGEDLQFPHHENEIAQSESLTGKPFANYWLHNAMINVENQKMSKSSMNFFTVREISKEFDLEVLRFFILSAHYRKPVNFSREFVEQAKNGLDRLYNGKKNLEYLINNTEEKVLTNEDNIIKEEIIELKKKFIDSMEDDINTADAISSLFEIIKVGNTKLNHDSPKELVVYTHNVLMELSGILNILNKEEELLDEEIAELIEKRIEARKNKDFKLADQIRDDLKEKGIILEDTKDGVKWKRVR encoded by the coding sequence ATGAAACTTTATAATACGCTGACAAGAAAAAAAGAAGAATTCAAGCCAATCAAACAAGACAAAGTTACTATTTATGTATGTGGGCCAACTGTGTATAATTATATTCATGTAGGAAATGCGCGGCCACTAGTAGTATTTGACGTATTAAGAAGATATTTAGAATATAAGAACTATACAGTAGATTATTTAGTGAATTTTACCGACATAGATGATAAACTTATAAATAAGGCTAATGAAGAAGGAACTACTGTAAAAGAAATTGCAGAAAAATTTATAGATGAATATTTAAAGGATGCAAAGGGATTATTATTAAAGGAAGAGTCTACAAATCATCCAAAGGCCACTGAGCATATTAAAGACATAATAGACTTTATTACAGAGCTTGTAGAAAAAGATTTTGCCTATAGTGCTAATGGAGACGTATACTTTGATATAACTAAGCTAGATGACTATGGTAAACTTTCCAAGAAAAACATTGAAGACTTAGTATCAGGAGCTAGAGTAGAAGTTAATGAAATCAAAAGAAATCCTATGGACTTCACTTTATGGAAGGGAGCTAAGCCTGGAGAGCCTGCATGGGATAGTCCTTGGGGAAAAGGTAGACCAGGCTGGCATATAGAGTGTTCTGTAATGGCAAGAAGGTATTTAGGAGATACTATAGACATACATGCAGGCGGAGAGGACCTGCAATTTCCACACCACGAAAATGAAATAGCTCAAAGCGAAAGCCTTACAGGGAAACCATTTGCTAACTATTGGCTTCACAATGCAATGATAAATGTGGAAAATCAAAAGATGTCAAAATCCTCAATGAACTTCTTTACAGTAAGAGAAATTAGCAAGGAATTTGATTTAGAAGTATTGAGATTTTTCATACTTTCAGCTCATTACAGAAAGCCTGTAAACTTTAGCAGAGAATTTGTGGAGCAGGCTAAAAATGGTCTAGATAGGTTATACAATGGAAAGAAAAACCTAGAATATTTAATTAACAATACTGAAGAAAAAGTATTAACAAATGAAGATAATATAATCAAAGAAGAAATAATTGAGCTAAAGAAAAAGTTTATTGACAGTATGGAGGACGATATAAATACAGCTGATGCCATATCATCACTATTTGAGATAATAAAAGTAGGTAATACTAAATTAAATCATGATTCACCTAAAGAGTTAGTAGTATATACTCATAATGTATTGATGGAGCTCAGTGGGATATTAAATATACTAAATAAAGAAGAAGAGCTATTGGATGAGGAAATTGCTGAGCTAATAGAGAAAAGGATAGAAGCTAGAAAAAACAAGGACTTTAAATTAGCCGATCAAATAAGAGATGACTTAAAAGAAAAAGGTATAATCCTAGAGGACACAAAAGATGGAGTAAAGTGGAAGAGGGTTAGATAA
- the sigH gene encoding RNA polymerase sporulation sigma factor SigH has product MLVGLSMYKDLSDEALDDEKIIEDARDGDPEALEYLIKKYKNFVRAKARSYFLIGADKEDIIQEGMIGLYKAIRDYNQDKLTSFRAFAELCITRQIITAIKTATRQKHIPLNSYVSLNKPIYDEESDRTLLDVITGAKITDPEELIISREELESIESKIGEILSDLEWEVLMSYLQGKSYQEIAVDLNRHVKSIDNALQRVKRKLERYLEVKDV; this is encoded by the coding sequence ATGCTAGTGGGACTAAGTATGTATAAAGACTTATCAGATGAAGCTTTGGATGATGAAAAAATAATTGAAGATGCTAGAGATGGTGACCCTGAGGCACTAGAATATCTTATAAAAAAGTATAAAAACTTTGTACGAGCTAAGGCAAGATCATACTTTTTAATTGGAGCAGATAAGGAGGATATCATTCAAGAAGGAATGATAGGTCTATATAAGGCTATACGTGACTATAATCAGGACAAGCTCACCTCCTTTAGGGCTTTTGCTGAGTTATGCATAACTAGGCAAATAATTACTGCAATAAAAACTGCAACTAGGCAAAAACATATACCGTTAAACTCTTATGTATCGTTAAATAAGCCTATTTATGATGAGGAATCAGATAGAACGCTCTTAGATGTAATTACAGGGGCTAAGATAACTGATCCGGAAGAACTGATCATAAGCAGAGAAGAGCTGGAAAGCATTGAAAGCAAAATAGGTGAGATACTAAGTGATTTAGAATGGGAAGTGTTGATGTCGTATCTTCAAGGCAAATCTTATCAGGAGATAGCAGTAGATTTAAACAGACATGTAAAATCTATTGATAATGCTCTTCAAAGAGTGAAGAGGAAGCTAGAGAGATACTTAGAAGTAAAAGATGTATAA
- the cysE gene encoding serine O-acetyltransferase: MFKHLKADVKAVMERDPAAKSLLEVLLCYPGLHAIMFHRVSHWFYKRKLYFIARFISTIARFLTAIDIHPGAKIGEGVFIDHGIGVVIGETAEIGNNVTIYQGVTLGGTGKDVGKRHPTIGNNVVVSSGAKVLGPFRVGDNSKIGAGSVVLKEVPPNCTVVGVPGRVVVKENKRIPLAENCIDLDQIRLPDPVAQELESLRERINKLEEQVFKLTGRENNETL, encoded by the coding sequence ATGTTCAAACATTTGAAAGCAGATGTTAAAGCCGTAATGGAAAGAGACCCAGCAGCGAAAAGTTTATTAGAGGTACTACTTTGTTATCCAGGACTTCATGCTATAATGTTTCACAGAGTTTCCCATTGGTTCTATAAAAGAAAGCTCTACTTTATTGCCAGATTTATATCAACAATAGCTAGATTTCTAACCGCAATAGATATACATCCTGGAGCTAAAATAGGAGAAGGTGTTTTCATAGACCATGGAATAGGTGTAGTCATAGGTGAAACTGCTGAAATAGGGAATAACGTAACAATATATCAAGGAGTAACTCTTGGAGGAACAGGGAAAGATGTAGGGAAAAGACATCCTACCATAGGAAACAATGTAGTTGTAAGTAGTGGAGCTAAAGTGCTGGGACCATTTAGAGTAGGTGATAATTCTAAAATCGGAGCTGGCTCTGTAGTTCTAAAAGAAGTACCGCCAAATTGTACAGTAGTTGGAGTTCCAGGTAGAGTGGTAGTAAAGGAAAACAAGAGGATCCCATTAGCAGAAAACTGCATAGATCTTGATCAAATAAGACTTCCTGACCCAGTGGCACAGGAGTTAGAAAGTTTGAGGGAAAGAATAAATAAATTAGAAGAGCAGGTATTCAAATTAACAGGGAGGGAAAATAATGAAACTTTATAA
- a CDS encoding GTP-binding protein — protein MAKAKFERNKPHVNIGTIGHVDHGKTTLTAAITAVLSKRYGTGEFIDYANIDKAPEERERGITISTSH, from the coding sequence ATGGCAAAAGCAAAATTTGAAAGAAATAAGCCACACGTAAATATTGGAACAATAGGACACGTTGACCACGGTAAAACAACATTAACAGCTGCAATAACAGCAGTACTAAGCAAAAGATACGGCACAGGTGAATTCATTGACTATGCAAATATAGACAAAGCACCAGAAGAAAGAGAAAGAGGAATTACAATATCAACATCACAC
- a CDS encoding ribonuclease III domain-containing protein, whose protein sequence is MGKDLFNGLKDICKGWGVDIKMLSPLQLAYIGDAVYELFIRTFLIGTKNMSVNELHKEAIEYVKAKAQADVTHFLEDKLTEEEWQMVKRGRNAKSGSAPKNANLLDYRYATGFETLIGFLYLNGRNERILEIFSMIINENECK, encoded by the coding sequence ATGGGCAAAGATTTATTTAATGGACTTAAAGATATATGTAAAGGCTGGGGAGTAGACATTAAAATGCTATCTCCCTTACAGCTTGCTTACATAGGAGACGCAGTATATGAGCTTTTTATAAGAACATTCTTAATAGGAACTAAGAATATGTCTGTCAATGAGCTTCATAAAGAAGCTATTGAATATGTAAAAGCTAAAGCACAGGCAGATGTAACTCATTTTCTAGAGGATAAGCTTACAGAAGAAGAATGGCAAATGGTTAAAAGAGGTAGAAATGCAAAATCAGGTTCTGCACCTAAGAATGCTAACTTGCTAGACTATAGATATGCAACTGGCTTTGAAACTCTTATAGGCTTTTTGTATCTTAATGGAAGAAACGAGAGAATTTTGGAGATTTTTAGTATGATAATAAACGAGAATGAATGTAAATAA
- the rlmB gene encoding 23S rRNA (guanosine(2251)-2'-O)-methyltransferase RlmB: MKKLREEGYVEGRNPVIEAIKSGREIDKILIAKGSEQGSIQKIIGMAKEKRIVIQYVEKAKLDAMSETKAHQGVIALVTPYSYKTVDDIMKAAEDKNEDPFIIILDEIEDPHNLGAIIRTAECAGAHGVIIPKRRAVGLTPVVIKASAGAVEYMNIAKVSNIASTIEELKERGVWIYGADMDGEQDYFNRDLSGPIAIVIGSEGKGIGRLIREKCDFLVKIPMNGKISSLNASVAASVMMYEVLRQRGLKE; this comes from the coding sequence GTGAAGAAATTGAGAGAAGAAGGCTATGTAGAAGGTCGTAATCCAGTAATAGAAGCCATAAAAAGCGGAAGAGAAATAGATAAAATACTAATTGCTAAAGGCTCAGAACAGGGCTCCATACAAAAAATAATCGGTATGGCAAAAGAAAAAAGAATAGTGATACAATATGTAGAAAAAGCAAAACTAGATGCAATGTCAGAAACCAAAGCCCATCAAGGAGTTATAGCACTAGTAACTCCATATTCATATAAAACAGTAGATGATATAATGAAAGCTGCAGAAGACAAAAACGAAGACCCTTTTATAATAATACTAGATGAAATAGAGGACCCTCATAATTTGGGTGCCATTATCCGTACAGCAGAATGTGCAGGAGCTCATGGTGTTATAATACCTAAGAGAAGAGCCGTAGGTCTAACACCAGTAGTTATAAAAGCTTCAGCAGGAGCAGTAGAATACATGAATATTGCAAAGGTTTCTAATATTGCCTCTACAATTGAAGAGCTTAAAGAGAGAGGAGTATGGATATACGGAGCCGATATGGATGGGGAGCAGGATTATTTTAATAGAGACTTATCAGGTCCTATAGCGATAGTAATAGGTAGTGAAGGAAAGGGAATAGGTAGATTGATAAGAGAAAAATGCGACTTTTTAGTTAAGATACCGATGAACGGAAAAATATCATCCTTAAATGCTTCAGTTGCAGCTTCAGTTATGATGTATGAAGTGCTGAGACAAAGGGGCTTAAAAGAATGA
- the thyX gene encoding FAD-dependent thymidylate synthase, translated as MLRVSLLRYTQDAEKLIAAAAKLCYSAVGVEDIEEKLDDRKTQDFIEMLMELGHESPIEHVSFTFGVEGISRVLTHQLVRHRIGASYSQQSQRYVKLQQFEYIIPPSIEAIPEAKAKFIEAMEQDQKYYNELTDLLFTKHYEKLIQEGYSEVKARKDAEKMAIEDARYVFPNACETKIVFTMNARALFNFFNKRCCNRAQWEIRQLAIEMLRQVKAVAPSLFKYSGPGCVNGPCPEGKMTCGKIKEVREKFKYL; from the coding sequence ATGCTTAGGGTAAGTCTGCTAAGATATACACAGGATGCAGAAAAACTAATAGCTGCTGCTGCAAAGCTATGTTATTCAGCAGTAGGAGTAGAAGATATTGAAGAAAAACTAGATGATAGAAAAACACAGGATTTTATCGAAATGCTTATGGAGTTAGGTCATGAATCACCAATTGAACATGTTTCTTTTACTTTTGGAGTTGAGGGCATAAGTAGGGTTTTGACTCATCAATTAGTGAGACATAGAATTGGAGCATCGTATTCTCAACAATCTCAGAGATATGTAAAACTGCAGCAATTTGAGTATATAATTCCACCATCAATAGAAGCCATACCCGAAGCAAAAGCAAAATTCATAGAAGCTATGGAGCAAGACCAAAAATATTATAATGAGTTGACAGACTTATTATTTACTAAGCATTATGAAAAGCTGATTCAAGAAGGTTATAGTGAAGTAAAGGCTAGAAAGGATGCAGAGAAAATGGCCATCGAAGATGCTAGGTATGTATTTCCTAATGCCTGTGAAACCAAGATTGTATTTACAATGAATGCAAGAGCATTATTTAACTTTTTTAATAAAAGATGCTGCAATAGAGCACAATGGGAAATAAGACAGCTAGCTATAGAAATGCTAAGACAAGTAAAAGCAGTTGCCCCATCATTATTTAAATACTCAGGTCCAGGTTGTGTTAATGGTCCATGCCCAGAGGGAAAAATGACTTGTGGGAAGATAAAAGAAGTAAGGGAGAAATTTAAATATCTGTAG